A DNA window from Melanotaenia boesemani isolate fMelBoe1 chromosome 6, fMelBoe1.pri, whole genome shotgun sequence contains the following coding sequences:
- the znf384b gene encoding zinc finger protein 384b isoform X1, protein MEDSHFNSSYFWSPVPTVPGQIENAMFLNKVKEQQEKNASFSSSSASHYQTTLLTIPTPGSKTDGSGQAGSAAHIHPAHSTQNITVLPVPSTGIMTAAGLVITTPQGTLVSPTSSQSFVSGHTATTMIVSALHSPDKKEGDGTSHVVVMPTPSKRGRKKKTMLSRVAPLGGPGNDTLILAHLTAGGQVSLQHHTGEPYELSHEEDGHGPKDSTKTYRCRMCAATFFSKSDMQIHSKSHTEAKPHKCPHCAKSFANSSYLAQHIRIHSGAKPYTCSYCQKSFRQLSHLQQHTRNHTESKPHKCPHCTKSFANSSYLAQHIRIHTGVKPYTCLYCQKSFRQLSHLQQHSRIHSGDRPYKCTQPGCEKSFTQLSNLQSHRRQHNKDKPYKCSNCNKGYIDAGSLEAHMTTHTVKHARIYSCGLCSRTYTSETYLVKHMEKHNPDHLTAPPVVAAQQNQSQALGQAGAQSRRESADGGSSRSGGAGSGAAGGRQQGQSNYPQAETIPCPFDLHQYKTVSASDIQYKPVSVADITSHKDLCLTVSAPTIQVEHLNS, encoded by the exons ATGGAAGACTCTCATTTTAACTCTTCATACTTTTGGTCTCCCGTCCCCACCGTGCCAGGACAG ATCGAGAATGCCATGTTTCTGAATAAAGTGAAAGAGCAACAGGAAAAGAACGCTTCGTTCTCTTCTTCGTCTGCGTCCCACTACCAGACGACACTTCTCACTATCCCCACTCCTGGGTCCAAGACAGATGGAAGCGGGCAGGCTGGCAGTGCAGCACACATCCACCCTGCGCACAGCACTCAGAACATCACTGTGTTGCCTGTCCCCTCCACGGGCATAATGACAGCAG CTGGTCTGGTTATCACGACTCCTCAGGGAACGCTGGTCTCTCCCACTTCCTCTCAGTCATTTGTCTCTGGTCATACAGCAACAACCATGATTGTTTCAGCACTCCATTCTCCAG ACAAAAAAGAAGGAGATGGGACATCTCATGTGGTTGTCATGCCCACACCATCCAAGCGagggagaaagaagaagacaatGCTGTCCAGGGTAGCTCCTCTGGGTGGACCAGGAAATGACACATTAATACTGGCACATCTAACAGCTGGTGGCCAG GTGTCTTTGCAGCATCATACTGGAGAACCATATGAGCTATCGCATGAAGAGGACGGCCATGGCCCAAAAGATAGCACTAAGACGTACAG GTGCCGGATGTGTGCGGCGACCTTCTTCAGTAAGTCTGACATGCAGATCCACTCCAAGTCGCACACAGAGGCCAAACCTCACAAGTGTCCCCACTGCGCCAAGTCATTCGCCAACTCCAGCTACCTGGCCCAGCACATCCGCATCCACAGCGGGGCCAAGCCTTACACCTGCTCCTACTGCCAGAAATCTTTCAGGCAGCTCAGTCACTTACAGCAGCACACACG GAACCACACAGAGTCAAAGCCTCATAAGTGTCCCCATTGTACTAAGTCATTTGCCAACTCTAGCTACCTGGCTCAACATATCCGCATCCACACCGGAGTGAAACCCTACACCTGCTTGTACTGCCAGAAGTCTTTCAGACAGCTCAGTCACCTTCAGCAGCACAGCAG AATTCACTCCGGAGATAGGCCTTACAAGTGCACCCAACCAGGCTGTGAGAAATCCTTCACTCAACTCTCGAATTTACAG TCCCACCGGCGTCAACACAACAAGGACAAGCCCTACAAGTGCAGCAACTGCAATAAAGGATACATAGATGCAGGAAGCCTGGAGGCACACATGACCACACACACTGTCAAACATGCCAGGATCTACTCGTGTGGTCTCTGCAGCCGCACGTACACCTCA GAGACGTATCTGGTGAAACATATGGAGAAACACAATCCAGACCATTTGACTGCACCACCAGTGGTGGCAGCACAGCAGAACCAAAGCCAGGCCCTGGGCCAGGCTGGAGCTCAGAGTCGGAGAGAGAGTGCAGATGGAGGATCGAGCCGATCTGGGGGAGCAGGAAGTGGAGCAGCAGGGGGAAGACAGCAGGGGCAGAGCAACTACCCCCAGGCAGAAACCATCCCATGTCCTTTTGACCTGCATCAGTATAAGACTGTGTCTGCCAGTGACatccagtacaaaccagtcagTGTAGCTGACATTACTTCCCACAAGGACCTCTGTCTCACTGTGTCAGCCCCCACCATTCAAGTGGAGCACCTCAACTCTTAG
- the znf384b gene encoding zinc finger protein 384b isoform X2 — MEDSHFNSSYFWSPVPTVPGQIENAMFLNKVKEQQEKNASFSSSSASHYQTTLLTIPTPGSKTDGSGQAGSAAHIHPAHSTQNITVLPVPSTGIMTAAGLVITTPQGTLVSPTSSQSFVSGHTATTMIVSALHSPDKKEGDGTSHVVVMPTPSKRGRKKKTMLSRVAPLGGPGNDTLILAHLTAGGQVSLQHHTGEPYELSHEEDGHGPKDSTKTYRNHTESKPHKCPHCTKSFANSSYLAQHIRIHTGVKPYTCLYCQKSFRQLSHLQQHSRIHSGDRPYKCTQPGCEKSFTQLSNLQSHRRQHNKDKPYKCSNCNKGYIDAGSLEAHMTTHTVKHARIYSCGLCSRTYTSETYLVKHMEKHNPDHLTAPPVVAAQQNQSQALGQAGAQSRRESADGGSSRSGGAGSGAAGGRQQGQSNYPQAETIPCPFDLHQYKTVSASDIQYKPVSVADITSHKDLCLTVSAPTIQVEHLNS; from the exons ATGGAAGACTCTCATTTTAACTCTTCATACTTTTGGTCTCCCGTCCCCACCGTGCCAGGACAG ATCGAGAATGCCATGTTTCTGAATAAAGTGAAAGAGCAACAGGAAAAGAACGCTTCGTTCTCTTCTTCGTCTGCGTCCCACTACCAGACGACACTTCTCACTATCCCCACTCCTGGGTCCAAGACAGATGGAAGCGGGCAGGCTGGCAGTGCAGCACACATCCACCCTGCGCACAGCACTCAGAACATCACTGTGTTGCCTGTCCCCTCCACGGGCATAATGACAGCAG CTGGTCTGGTTATCACGACTCCTCAGGGAACGCTGGTCTCTCCCACTTCCTCTCAGTCATTTGTCTCTGGTCATACAGCAACAACCATGATTGTTTCAGCACTCCATTCTCCAG ACAAAAAAGAAGGAGATGGGACATCTCATGTGGTTGTCATGCCCACACCATCCAAGCGagggagaaagaagaagacaatGCTGTCCAGGGTAGCTCCTCTGGGTGGACCAGGAAATGACACATTAATACTGGCACATCTAACAGCTGGTGGCCAG GTGTCTTTGCAGCATCATACTGGAGAACCATATGAGCTATCGCATGAAGAGGACGGCCATGGCCCAAAAGATAGCACTAAGACGTACAG GAACCACACAGAGTCAAAGCCTCATAAGTGTCCCCATTGTACTAAGTCATTTGCCAACTCTAGCTACCTGGCTCAACATATCCGCATCCACACCGGAGTGAAACCCTACACCTGCTTGTACTGCCAGAAGTCTTTCAGACAGCTCAGTCACCTTCAGCAGCACAGCAG AATTCACTCCGGAGATAGGCCTTACAAGTGCACCCAACCAGGCTGTGAGAAATCCTTCACTCAACTCTCGAATTTACAG TCCCACCGGCGTCAACACAACAAGGACAAGCCCTACAAGTGCAGCAACTGCAATAAAGGATACATAGATGCAGGAAGCCTGGAGGCACACATGACCACACACACTGTCAAACATGCCAGGATCTACTCGTGTGGTCTCTGCAGCCGCACGTACACCTCA GAGACGTATCTGGTGAAACATATGGAGAAACACAATCCAGACCATTTGACTGCACCACCAGTGGTGGCAGCACAGCAGAACCAAAGCCAGGCCCTGGGCCAGGCTGGAGCTCAGAGTCGGAGAGAGAGTGCAGATGGAGGATCGAGCCGATCTGGGGGAGCAGGAAGTGGAGCAGCAGGGGGAAGACAGCAGGGGCAGAGCAACTACCCCCAGGCAGAAACCATCCCATGTCCTTTTGACCTGCATCAGTATAAGACTGTGTCTGCCAGTGACatccagtacaaaccagtcagTGTAGCTGACATTACTTCCCACAAGGACCTCTGTCTCACTGTGTCAGCCCCCACCATTCAAGTGGAGCACCTCAACTCTTAG
- the si:ch211-154o6.3 gene encoding lissencephaly-1 homolog A isoform X1, whose protein sequence is MGEVRKLQKKLRQIENLEIKISLTPEERYKISRKAELRSRLAELQLQLSGLQQTLGIVGDGKKEKMKRQVEDAPEALPSQTPPASKILKEENESKAQATPAPAARQRESVGNAAEIVRLQEATEPAKVPHHGGDVSGNRPDFDTEQQLQEEEAAFTSLKASWEKARFRLRLLEGHNDIVTSVVAVDNLVVSGSRDTTVKVWHVPTATEHKNLGGHTGGVTCLSAPPPEYCKRLAWSLSLSDKERFILSGSADCYVKIWALSIGQCVKSIYTFNAVTALCFVPEEDGYIITGSDGGKVQTWSWHTFQNCQSVNAHQEAVTSIQSQGPLVFSGSAEGGVSVWENRCSNHDPLRLLQHWSSQVTDLGGEPGGRLTLSPRGDRVFLAYGRAWLKILHWRTGMMSRLTNHCSITGVTDCVHQTGGLLIGSSYDLANGESMLNLFSLPQCRYLASLTWPTAPRILCFAAWTTGSGDHRWVTGGRDLIVWEQLPSSGKQRGDVTVKRDSRMDSCLLESEGDTEDDEETDDYEDEAEENSRPGGTEDVGSSSWLRCVLQ, encoded by the exons ATGGGGGAGGTGAGGAAGCTGCAGAAGAAGTTGAGACAGATTGAAAatctggaaataaaaatcagtctCACTCCAGAGGAGAGATACAAG ATCTCCAGGAAGGCGGAGCTGCGCTCCAGATTGGCTGAgcttcagctgcagctttctggCCTGCAGCAAACTCTTGGGATTGTAGGAGACggaaaaaaggagaagatgAAAAGACAAGT AGAGGATGCCCCTGAGGCCCTTCCATCACAAACACCTCCAGCCTCCAAGATCCTTAAGGAAGAAAATGAATCCAAAGCTCAAGCAACGCCAGCACCGGCCGCCAGGCAGAGGGAGTCAGTAGGGAATGCAGCAGAGATAGTCAGATTACAGGAGGCAACAGAGCCGGCCAAGGTACCGCATCATGGAGGAGACGTGTCAGGAAACCGTCCAGACTTTGACACAGAGCAGCAACTGCAAGAGGAAG AAGCGGCGTTTACATCCCTCAAAGCGTCTTGGGAGAAGGCGAGGTTTCGCTTGAGGCTGTTGGAGGGTCACAATGACATAGTCACCAGCGTGGTTGCTGTTGACAACCTGGTGGTTTCTGGAAG TCGAGATACAACAGTGAAGGTGTGGCACGTTCCCACGGCAACGGAGCACAAGAATCTGGGTGGTCACACTGGAGGAGTTACCTGTCTTTCTGCGCCTCCCCCTGAGTACTGCAAGAGACTGG CCTGGTCGCTGTCTTTGTCTGACAAAGAGAGGTTTATTTTGAGTGGCTCTGCAGACTGCTATGTGAAGATCTGGGCCCTGAGCATTG GGCAGTGTGTTAAGTCTATCTACACGTTCAATGCTGTGACTGCGCTCTGCTTTGTGCCAGAAGAGGACGGCTACATCATTACCggatcag ATGGAGGGAAAGTTCAAACCTGGAGCTGGCATACTTTCCAGAACTGCCAGTCAGTCAATGCTCACCAGGAAGCAGTCACCTCCATCCAG TCACAGGGTCCGCTGGTGTTCAGCGGCTCAGCTGAAGGAGGGGTGTCTGTGTGGGAGAACCGGTGTTCGAATCATGACCCCTTGAGGCTCCTTCAACACTGGAGCAGTCAGGTGACGGACTTAGGTGGGGAACCGGGTGGGCGCCTGACCCTTAGCCCGCGGGGCGACAGAGTGTTCCTGGCTTATGGTCGAGCGTGGCTTAAGATCCTGCACTGGAGAACAG GAATGATGTCCAGGTTGACCAATCACTGCAGCATCACTGGGGTAACAGATTGTGTTCACCAGACAGGAGGGCTGCTAATTGGTTCCAGCTATGACCTGGCAAATGGAGAGAGCATGCTTAATT TGTTCTCTCTTCCTCAGTGTAGGTATCTGGCCTCTCTGACCTGGCCAACCGCTCCTAGGATCCTTTGCTTTGCTGCATGGACCACCGGGAGCGGAGACCACCGCTGGGTCACCGGAGGTCGCGACCTTATTGTTTGGGAGCAGCTCCCCAGTTCTGGGAAGCAGAG GGGTGACGTCACAGTAAAGAGAGACAGTCGAATGGACTCGTGCTTGCTAGAGTCAGAGGGGGACACCGAGGATGACGAGGAGACTGATG ATTACGAGGATGAAGCAGAAGAAAACAGCCGGCCTGGCGGCACTGAGGATGTAGGGTCCAGCTCGTGGCTGCGCTGTGTTCTCCAATGA
- the si:ch211-154o6.3 gene encoding WD repeat-containing protein tag-125 isoform X2, with amino-acid sequence MKRQVEDAPEALPSQTPPASKILKEENESKAQATPAPAARQRESVGNAAEIVRLQEATEPAKVPHHGGDVSGNRPDFDTEQQLQEEEAAFTSLKASWEKARFRLRLLEGHNDIVTSVVAVDNLVVSGSRDTTVKVWHVPTATEHKNLGGHTGGVTCLSAPPPEYCKRLAWSLSLSDKERFILSGSADCYVKIWALSIGQCVKSIYTFNAVTALCFVPEEDGYIITGSDGGKVQTWSWHTFQNCQSVNAHQEAVTSIQSQGPLVFSGSAEGGVSVWENRCSNHDPLRLLQHWSSQVTDLGGEPGGRLTLSPRGDRVFLAYGRAWLKILHWRTGMMSRLTNHCSITGVTDCVHQTGGLLIGSSYDLANGESMLNLFSLPQCRYLASLTWPTAPRILCFAAWTTGSGDHRWVTGGRDLIVWEQLPSSGKQRGDVTVKRDSRMDSCLLESEGDTEDDEETDDYEDEAEENSRPGGTEDVGSSSWLRCVLQ; translated from the exons atgAAAAGACAAGT AGAGGATGCCCCTGAGGCCCTTCCATCACAAACACCTCCAGCCTCCAAGATCCTTAAGGAAGAAAATGAATCCAAAGCTCAAGCAACGCCAGCACCGGCCGCCAGGCAGAGGGAGTCAGTAGGGAATGCAGCAGAGATAGTCAGATTACAGGAGGCAACAGAGCCGGCCAAGGTACCGCATCATGGAGGAGACGTGTCAGGAAACCGTCCAGACTTTGACACAGAGCAGCAACTGCAAGAGGAAG AAGCGGCGTTTACATCCCTCAAAGCGTCTTGGGAGAAGGCGAGGTTTCGCTTGAGGCTGTTGGAGGGTCACAATGACATAGTCACCAGCGTGGTTGCTGTTGACAACCTGGTGGTTTCTGGAAG TCGAGATACAACAGTGAAGGTGTGGCACGTTCCCACGGCAACGGAGCACAAGAATCTGGGTGGTCACACTGGAGGAGTTACCTGTCTTTCTGCGCCTCCCCCTGAGTACTGCAAGAGACTGG CCTGGTCGCTGTCTTTGTCTGACAAAGAGAGGTTTATTTTGAGTGGCTCTGCAGACTGCTATGTGAAGATCTGGGCCCTGAGCATTG GGCAGTGTGTTAAGTCTATCTACACGTTCAATGCTGTGACTGCGCTCTGCTTTGTGCCAGAAGAGGACGGCTACATCATTACCggatcag ATGGAGGGAAAGTTCAAACCTGGAGCTGGCATACTTTCCAGAACTGCCAGTCAGTCAATGCTCACCAGGAAGCAGTCACCTCCATCCAG TCACAGGGTCCGCTGGTGTTCAGCGGCTCAGCTGAAGGAGGGGTGTCTGTGTGGGAGAACCGGTGTTCGAATCATGACCCCTTGAGGCTCCTTCAACACTGGAGCAGTCAGGTGACGGACTTAGGTGGGGAACCGGGTGGGCGCCTGACCCTTAGCCCGCGGGGCGACAGAGTGTTCCTGGCTTATGGTCGAGCGTGGCTTAAGATCCTGCACTGGAGAACAG GAATGATGTCCAGGTTGACCAATCACTGCAGCATCACTGGGGTAACAGATTGTGTTCACCAGACAGGAGGGCTGCTAATTGGTTCCAGCTATGACCTGGCAAATGGAGAGAGCATGCTTAATT TGTTCTCTCTTCCTCAGTGTAGGTATCTGGCCTCTCTGACCTGGCCAACCGCTCCTAGGATCCTTTGCTTTGCTGCATGGACCACCGGGAGCGGAGACCACCGCTGGGTCACCGGAGGTCGCGACCTTATTGTTTGGGAGCAGCTCCCCAGTTCTGGGAAGCAGAG GGGTGACGTCACAGTAAAGAGAGACAGTCGAATGGACTCGTGCTTGCTAGAGTCAGAGGGGGACACCGAGGATGACGAGGAGACTGATG ATTACGAGGATGAAGCAGAAGAAAACAGCCGGCCTGGCGGCACTGAGGATGTAGGGTCCAGCTCGTGGCTGCGCTGTGTTCTCCAATGA
- the LOC121641170 gene encoding PILR alpha-associated neural protein has product MERCSISPVARLTAIISLLLVALVTQPSTCNRDDSEGEEQVDALSVQLSVTAQVTPTPLWAVVWGPTQPLEDETYHFLSSQETDHLHLYEEQQEASTATPEDWLFTDSGMHPNTPLESRDQEGVEDGGTEAEETEPEEVDPQFYVTVTISSLLILTAVVITAKLCYDRSCSQHPPPLSRGVAPPLSLALPRSLASEDSRQTLHSTSSSFTDRERIPVVNL; this is encoded by the exons ATGGAGAGATG CTCCATCTCTCCTGTCGCACGACTCACTGCCATCATCTCCCTCCTCCTGGTTGCTCTGGTGACACAACCCTCCACCTGTAACCGTGACGACAGTGAGGGCGAGGAGCAGGTGGACGCCCTGTCAGTCCAGCTCTCTGTCACGGCCCAGGTCACACCCACCCCCCTGTGGGCGGTGGTGTGGGGTCCTACGCAGCCACTGGAGGATGAAACCTACCACTTCCTCTCCAGCCAAGAAACTGACCACTTGCACCTGTACGAGGAACAACAGGAGGCCAGCACTGCCACTCCTGAGGACTGGCTTTTTACTGATTCAGGCATGCATCCCAACACACCGCTGGAGTCCAGGGACCAGGAAGGAGTGGAAGATGGCGGGACGGAGGCGGAGGAGACGGAGCCTGAGGAAG tgGACCCTCAGTTCTACGTCACCGTGACCATCTCCTCACTGCTCATCTTGACAGCTGTCGTCATTACAGCAAAACTCTG TTACGATCGCAGCTGTTCCCAGCATCCGCCCCCGCTTTCCCGTGGCGTGGCCCCTCCCCTCTCTCTCGCACTCCCTCGTTCCCTCGCTTCGGAGGACAGCAGGCAGACGCTGCacagcacctcctcctccttcaccgACAGGGAGAG GATCCCAGTTGTGAACCTTTGA